In Burkholderia gladioli, a genomic segment contains:
- a CDS encoding glutamate synthase-related protein, producing the protein MNDHQEPQRAVPAAQGLYDPQNEHDACGVGFVAHIKGKKSHEIIEQGLKILENLDHRGAVGADPLMGDGAGILIQIPDAFYREEMARQGVTLPPAGEYGVGMIFLPKENASRIACEQELERTVKAEGQVVLGWRDVPVDSSMPISPTVKASEPLIRQIFIGRGKDVIVTDALERKLYVIRKTASHRIQALKLKHGKEYFVPSMSARTIVYKGLLLAGQVGVYYRDLQDARVVSALALVHQRFSTNTFPAWELAHPYRMIAHNGEINTVKGNVNWLNARTGAIASHVLGDDLPKLWPLIYPGQSDTASFDNCLELLVMAGYPLVHAMMMMIPEAWEQHTLMDDNRRAFYEYHAAMMEPWDGPAAIAFTDGRQIGATLDRNGLRPARYIVTDDDLVIMASEAGTLPIPESKIVKKWRLQPGKMFLIDMEHGRIIDDKELKDNLANAKPYKSWIDAVRIKLDEIEPKDEDVAAERRAAATLLDRQQAFGYTQEDLKFLMAPMAQQGEEAVGSMGNDSPLAVMSNKNKTLYHYFKQLFAQVTNPPIDPIRENMVMSLVSFIGPKPNLLDTQNVNPPMRLEVSQPVLDFKDIAKIRSIDQYTGGKFSAYELSICYPAAWGKEGIEARLASLCAEAVDAVKSGYNILIVSDRKTDADTVAIPALLATSAIHSHLVDQGLRTSTGLVVETGSARETHHFALLAGYGAEAVHPYLAMETLAKMAEGLPGDLSAEKAIYNFTKAVGKGLYKVMSKMGISTYMSYTGAQIFEAVGLAGELVNKYFKGTASKVGGIGLFEVAEEALRLHRDAFGDNPLLRDMLDAGGEYAFRIRGEDHMWTPDSIAKLQHATRSNSYQTYKEYAHLINDQTRRHMTFRGLFEFKVDPSRAIPIDDVESAKEIVKRFATGAMSLGSISTEAHATLAVAMNRIGGKSNTGEGGEDVNRYKNELRGIPIKSGETLRSVIGEEVVRDIPLKDGDSLRSKIKQVASGRFGVTAEYLSSADQIQIKMAQGAKPGEGGQLPGHKVSEYIGKLRYAVPGVGLISPPPHHDIYSIEDLAQLIHDLKNVNPVASISVKLVSEVGVGTVAAGVAKAKADHVVVAGHDGGTGASPLSSLKHAGTPWELGLAETQQTLVLNGLRGRIRVQADGQMKTGRDVAIGAMLGADEFGFATAPLVVEGCIMMRKCHLNTCPVGVATQDPVLRAKFSGQPEHVVNYFFFVAEEVREIMAQLGIAKFDELIGRADLLDTRKGVEHWKAKGLDFSRVFYQPQIENASTRHVDVQDHGLERALDHTLIEKSKAAIENGEHVSFIQPVRNVNRTVGAMLSGVIAKKYGRDGLADDAIHIQLKGTAGQSFGAFLAKGVTLDLVGDGNDYVGKGLSGGRIIIRPTNDFRGKSEENIICGNTVMYGALEGEAFFRGVAGERFCVRNSGATAVVEGTGDHGCEYMTGGTVVVLGETGRNFAAGMSGGLAYVYDPDGSFAAKCNKAMVALDPVLQQVEQERTVDRAIWHAGQTDEALLKGLIERHFQFTGSPRAKSLLENWDAARRQFVKVFPHEYKRALGEIAAAKAAKEAVAA; encoded by the coding sequence ATGAACGACCACCAAGAGCCGCAGCGCGCGGTCCCCGCCGCGCAAGGTCTGTACGACCCGCAGAACGAGCACGACGCTTGCGGCGTCGGCTTCGTCGCTCACATCAAGGGCAAGAAGAGCCACGAGATCATCGAGCAGGGTCTGAAGATCCTGGAGAACCTCGATCACCGCGGCGCGGTCGGCGCCGATCCGCTGATGGGCGACGGCGCCGGCATCCTGATCCAGATTCCGGACGCGTTCTATCGCGAGGAAATGGCGCGCCAGGGCGTGACGCTGCCGCCGGCCGGCGAATATGGGGTCGGCATGATCTTCCTGCCGAAGGAGAACGCCTCGCGGATCGCCTGCGAACAGGAACTGGAGCGCACCGTCAAGGCGGAAGGGCAGGTGGTGCTGGGCTGGCGCGACGTGCCGGTCGATTCGAGCATGCCGATCTCGCCGACGGTGAAGGCTTCCGAGCCGCTGATCCGCCAGATCTTCATCGGCCGCGGCAAGGACGTGATCGTCACCGACGCGCTCGAGCGCAAGCTGTACGTGATCCGCAAGACCGCCAGCCACCGCATCCAGGCGCTCAAGCTCAAGCACGGCAAGGAATACTTCGTGCCGTCGATGTCGGCGCGCACCATCGTCTACAAGGGCCTGCTGCTGGCCGGCCAGGTCGGCGTCTACTACCGCGACCTGCAGGACGCGCGGGTGGTCTCGGCGCTGGCCCTGGTGCACCAGCGCTTCTCGACCAACACCTTCCCGGCCTGGGAGCTGGCCCATCCGTACCGGATGATCGCCCACAACGGCGAGATCAACACCGTCAAGGGCAACGTCAACTGGCTCAACGCGCGTACCGGCGCGATCGCCAGCCACGTGCTCGGCGACGACCTGCCCAAGCTCTGGCCGCTGATCTACCCGGGCCAGTCGGACACGGCCTCGTTCGACAACTGTCTCGAGCTGCTGGTGATGGCGGGCTACCCGCTGGTCCACGCGATGATGATGATGATCCCGGAAGCCTGGGAACAGCACACGCTGATGGACGACAACCGCCGAGCCTTCTACGAGTACCACGCCGCGATGATGGAGCCGTGGGACGGCCCCGCCGCGATCGCCTTCACCGACGGCCGCCAGATCGGCGCGACGCTGGACCGTAACGGCCTGCGTCCGGCGCGCTACATCGTCACCGACGACGACCTGGTGATCATGGCCTCGGAAGCCGGCACGCTGCCGATCCCCGAGTCGAAGATCGTCAAGAAGTGGCGCCTGCAGCCGGGCAAGATGTTCCTGATCGACATGGAGCACGGCCGCATCATCGACGACAAGGAACTGAAGGACAACCTCGCCAACGCCAAGCCCTACAAGAGCTGGATCGACGCGGTGCGCATCAAGCTCGACGAGATCGAGCCGAAGGACGAGGACGTCGCCGCCGAGCGCCGCGCGGCCGCCACGCTGCTGGACCGCCAGCAGGCCTTCGGCTACACCCAGGAAGACCTCAAGTTCCTGATGGCGCCGATGGCGCAGCAGGGCGAGGAAGCGGTCGGCTCGATGGGCAACGACTCGCCGCTGGCGGTCATGTCCAACAAGAACAAGACGCTCTACCACTACTTCAAGCAGCTGTTCGCGCAGGTCACCAACCCGCCGATCGACCCGATCCGCGAGAACATGGTGATGTCGCTGGTGTCCTTCATCGGCCCGAAGCCGAACCTGCTCGACACGCAGAACGTCAACCCGCCGATGCGCCTCGAAGTCTCGCAGCCCGTGCTCGACTTCAAGGACATCGCCAAGATCCGCTCGATCGACCAGTACACCGGCGGCAAGTTCAGCGCCTACGAGCTGAGCATCTGCTACCCGGCCGCCTGGGGCAAGGAAGGCATCGAGGCGCGCCTGGCGTCGCTGTGCGCGGAAGCCGTCGACGCGGTCAAGTCGGGCTACAACATCCTGATCGTCTCGGATCGCAAGACCGACGCGGACACGGTGGCGATCCCGGCGCTGCTGGCCACCTCGGCGATCCACTCGCACCTGGTCGACCAGGGCCTGCGCACCAGCACCGGCCTGGTGGTCGAGACCGGCTCGGCGCGCGAGACGCACCACTTCGCGCTGCTGGCGGGCTACGGCGCGGAAGCGGTCCACCCGTACCTGGCGATGGAAACGCTCGCCAAGATGGCCGAAGGCCTGCCGGGCGACCTGTCGGCCGAGAAGGCGATCTACAACTTCACCAAGGCGGTCGGCAAGGGCCTCTACAAGGTGATGTCGAAGATGGGCATCTCGACCTACATGTCCTACACCGGCGCGCAGATCTTCGAGGCGGTCGGCCTGGCCGGCGAGCTGGTCAACAAGTACTTCAAGGGCACGGCCTCGAAGGTCGGCGGCATCGGCCTGTTCGAAGTGGCCGAGGAGGCGCTGCGCCTGCATCGCGACGCCTTCGGCGACAACCCGCTGCTGCGCGACATGCTCGACGCGGGCGGCGAGTACGCGTTCCGGATCCGCGGCGAGGACCACATGTGGACCCCGGATTCGATCGCCAAGCTGCAGCACGCCACGCGCAGCAACTCGTACCAGACGTACAAGGAATACGCGCACCTGATCAACGACCAGACGCGCCGTCACATGACCTTCCGCGGCCTGTTCGAGTTCAAGGTCGATCCGTCCCGCGCGATCCCGATCGACGATGTCGAATCGGCCAAGGAGATCGTCAAGCGCTTCGCCACCGGCGCGATGTCGCTGGGCTCGATCAGCACCGAGGCGCACGCCACGCTGGCGGTGGCGATGAACCGCATCGGCGGCAAGTCGAACACCGGCGAGGGTGGCGAGGACGTCAACCGCTACAAGAACGAGCTGCGCGGCATCCCGATCAAGAGCGGCGAGACGCTGCGCTCGGTGATCGGCGAGGAAGTGGTGCGCGACATCCCGCTCAAGGACGGCGATTCGCTGCGCTCGAAGATCAAGCAGGTGGCCTCGGGCCGCTTCGGCGTGACGGCCGAGTACCTGTCCTCGGCCGACCAGATCCAGATCAAGATGGCGCAGGGCGCGAAGCCCGGCGAGGGCGGCCAGCTGCCCGGCCACAAGGTTTCGGAATACATCGGCAAGCTGCGCTACGCGGTGCCGGGCGTCGGCCTGATCTCGCCGCCGCCGCACCACGACATCTACTCGATCGAGGATCTGGCGCAACTGATCCACGACCTGAAGAACGTCAACCCGGTGGCCAGCATCTCGGTGAAGCTGGTCTCGGAAGTCGGCGTGGGCACGGTGGCGGCGGGTGTCGCCAAGGCCAAGGCCGATCACGTGGTGGTGGCCGGGCATGACGGCGGCACCGGCGCCTCCCCGCTGTCCTCGCTCAAGCATGCCGGCACGCCCTGGGAGCTGGGCCTGGCCGAAACCCAGCAGACCCTGGTGCTGAACGGGCTGCGCGGGCGCATCCGCGTGCAGGCCGACGGCCAGATGAAGACAGGTCGCGACGTCGCGATCGGCGCGATGCTCGGCGCCGACGAGTTCGGCTTCGCCACCGCGCCGCTGGTGGTCGAGGGCTGCATCATGATGCGCAAGTGCCACCTGAACACCTGCCCGGTCGGCGTCGCCACGCAGGATCCGGTGCTGCGCGCGAAGTTCTCGGGCCAGCCCGAGCACGTGGTGAACTACTTCTTCTTCGTCGCCGAGGAAGTGCGCGAGATCATGGCCCAGCTCGGCATCGCGAAGTTCGACGAGCTGATCGGCCGCGCCGACCTGCTCGACACGCGCAAGGGCGTCGAGCACTGGAAGGCCAAGGGCCTCGACTTCTCGCGCGTCTTCTATCAGCCGCAAATCGAGAACGCCTCGACGCGCCACGTCGACGTGCAGGACCACGGCCTCGAGCGCGCGCTCGACCACACGCTGATCGAGAAGTCGAAGGCGGCGATCGAGAACGGCGAGCACGTGTCCTTCATCCAGCCGGTGCGCAACGTGAACCGCACGGTCGGCGCGATGCTCTCGGGCGTGATCGCCAAGAAGTACGGCCGCGACGGCCTGGCCGACGATGCCATCCACATCCAGCTGAAGGGCACGGCGGGCCAGAGCTTCGGTGCCTTCCTCGCGAAGGGCGTCACGCTCGACCTGGTCGGCGACGGCAACGACTATGTCGGCAAGGGCCTGTCGGGCGGGCGCATCATCATCCGCCCGACCAACGACTTCCGCGGCAAGTCCGAGGAAAACATCATCTGCGGCAACACGGTGATGTACGGCGCGCTGGAAGGCGAGGCCTTCTTCCGCGGCGTGGCCGGCGAGCGCTTCTGCGTGCGCAACTCGGGCGCCACGGCGGTGGTCGAGGGCACCGGCGACCACGGCTGCGAATACATGACGGGCGGCACGGTGGTGGTGCTCGGCGAGACCGGGCGCAACTTCGCGGCCGGCATGTCGGGCGGCCTGGCCTATGTCTACGATCCGGACGGCAGCTTCGCGGCCAAGTGCAACAAGGCGATGGTCGCGCTCGATCCGGTGCTGCAGCAGGTCGAGCAGGAACGCACGGTCGACCGCGCGATCTGGCACGCCGGCCAGACCGACGAAGCGCTCCTGAAGGGGCTGATCGAGCGTCACTTCCAGTTCACCGGCTCGCCGCGCGCGAAGTCGCTGCTGGAAAACTGGGATGCGGCGCGCCGCCAGTTCGTGAAGGTGTTCCCGCACGAATACAAGCGCGCGCTCGGCGAGATCGCGGCCGCCAAGGCCGCGAAGGAAGCCGTCGCAGCCTGA
- a CDS encoding ABC transporter ATP-binding protein/permease, producing the protein MTPSSPAARAANDAPPDDARISAWSLIKPYWVSSEWKLAWSLLIAIIAMNLTVVWINVRLNAWNGAFYNALQQKDAAQVPHLLMIFAGYAFSFIIIAVYSRYLRQLLGFRWRQWITTQALDDWFGDRAFYRIERDRLADNPDQRITDDLNSLATSTLSLTLDLLSTVVTLFSFIVILWSIAGAATISLGGTSFVIPGYMVWAAAIYALIGSYVTYKAGHPLVSITYQQQRVEADLRFGLIRIRENAEQIAFYDGMSRERQGALDLFGHIRENWRRVMSITKRMTFVISFYAQLANIFPIAVASPRYFAGAYSFGVLMQIVGAFGTVSDSFSWFVNSYGTLVDWRATVNRLREFKRVTRASHLKESMSPATEHGGINLHYVDAQNLATHGLRLALPDGKPLSRIEDISIEPGSRWLVRGPSGAGKSTLMRAMAGLWPFGEGAIDAPVGAAMMFVPQRSYLPIGTLKGALAYPSAVERFSDEDCRAALRDSGLEDYAGRLEESGHWTQILSPGEQQRLAGARVLLHKPDFLFLDEATSALDAENEAHLYGLLAARLPGAAIVSIAHRESLAQFHDRTLEVRRDEAAA; encoded by the coding sequence ATGACGCCCTCGTCCCCCGCCGCCCGCGCCGCGAACGACGCGCCGCCCGACGACGCCCGCATCTCCGCGTGGAGCCTGATCAAGCCCTACTGGGTGTCCTCGGAATGGAAGCTGGCCTGGTCGCTGCTGATCGCGATCATCGCGATGAATCTCACGGTGGTCTGGATCAACGTCCGGCTCAATGCCTGGAACGGCGCCTTCTACAACGCGCTGCAGCAGAAGGACGCCGCCCAGGTGCCGCACCTGCTGATGATCTTCGCCGGCTACGCGTTCTCCTTCATCATCATCGCCGTCTACAGCCGCTACCTGCGACAGTTGCTGGGTTTCCGCTGGCGGCAATGGATCACCACCCAGGCGCTCGACGACTGGTTCGGCGACCGCGCCTTCTACCGCATCGAGCGCGACCGGCTGGCCGACAACCCCGACCAGCGGATCACCGACGACCTGAATTCGCTCGCCACCAGCACGCTGTCGCTGACGCTCGACCTGCTCTCGACGGTGGTCACGCTGTTCTCCTTCATCGTGATCCTCTGGTCGATCGCGGGCGCGGCGACCATCTCGCTGGGCGGCACCAGCTTCGTGATTCCCGGCTACATGGTCTGGGCCGCCGCGATCTACGCGCTGATCGGCTCCTACGTGACCTACAAGGCCGGCCATCCGCTGGTCTCGATCACCTACCAGCAGCAGCGCGTCGAGGCCGACCTGCGTTTCGGCCTGATCCGGATCCGCGAGAACGCCGAGCAGATCGCCTTCTACGACGGCATGTCGCGCGAGCGCCAGGGCGCGCTCGACCTGTTCGGCCATATCCGCGAGAACTGGCGGCGCGTGATGTCGATCACCAAGCGCATGACCTTCGTGATCAGCTTCTACGCCCAGCTCGCCAACATCTTCCCGATCGCCGTGGCCTCGCCGCGCTACTTCGCGGGCGCCTACTCGTTCGGCGTGCTGATGCAGATCGTCGGCGCCTTCGGCACCGTCAGCGACTCCTTCTCCTGGTTCGTGAACAGTTACGGCACCCTGGTGGACTGGCGCGCGACCGTCAATCGTCTGCGCGAATTCAAGCGCGTCACGCGCGCCTCGCACCTGAAGGAATCGATGTCGCCGGCCACCGAGCACGGCGGCATCAACCTGCATTACGTGGACGCGCAGAACCTCGCCACCCACGGCCTGCGTCTCGCCCTGCCCGACGGCAAGCCGCTGTCGCGCATCGAGGACATCAGCATCGAGCCGGGTTCGCGCTGGCTGGTACGCGGCCCCTCGGGCGCCGGCAAGAGCACGCTGATGCGCGCCATGGCGGGCCTCTGGCCGTTCGGCGAAGGCGCGATCGACGCGCCGGTCGGCGCCGCCATGATGTTCGTGCCGCAGCGCAGCTACCTGCCGATCGGCACGCTGAAGGGCGCGCTGGCCTATCCGTCGGCGGTGGAGCGCTTCAGCGACGAGGACTGCCGCGCGGCGCTGCGCGACAGCGGGCTGGAGGACTACGCCGGGCGCCTGGAGGAATCGGGCCACTGGACCCAGATCCTCTCGCCGGGCGAACAGCAGCGCCTGGCCGGCGCGCGCGTGCTGCTGCACAAGCCCGACTTCCTGTTCCTCGACGAGGCCACCAGCGCGCTCGACGCCGAGAACGAGGCGCATCTCTACGGCCTGCTGGCGGCGCGCCTGCCGGGCGCGGCGATCGTCAGCATCGCGCACCGCGAATCGCTGGCGCAGTTCCACGACCGCACGCTGGAGGTGCGGCGCGACGAGGCCGCCGCGTAA
- a CDS encoding glutamate synthase subunit beta: MGKATGFLEFERRHEAYEAPLTRVKHYKEFVAALSDDDAKIQGARCMDCGIPFCNNGCPVNNIIPDFNDLVYRQDWQQAIEVLHSTNNFPEFTGRICPAPCEAACTLGINNDPVGIKSIEHAIIDKAWAEGWVKPLPAAHKTGKKVAVVGSGPAGLAAAQQLARAGHEVTVFEKNDRVGGLLRYGIPDFKLEKWLIDRRMRQMEAEGVTFRTSVFIGKDPLPPQIGSLAKETISPDTLKEEFDAIVIAGGSETPRDLPVPGRELEGVHFAMDFLPQQNRVNAGDKVADQLLAKGKHVVVIGGGDTGSDCVGTSNRHGAKSVTQFELLPQPPEQENKPMVWPYWPIKLRTSSSHDEGCERDWAVATKRLEGKNGKVEKLIAARVEWKDGKMVEVPGSEFEMKADLVLLAMGFTQPAAPVLDAFGVAKDARGNARAATEGERAYTTSVDKVFAAGDMRRGQSLVVWAIREGRQCARSVDAFLMGHSELPR, translated from the coding sequence ATGGGCAAGGCAACCGGTTTTCTCGAGTTCGAACGCCGCCACGAGGCGTACGAGGCTCCGCTCACCCGTGTGAAGCATTACAAGGAATTCGTCGCGGCGCTGTCCGACGACGACGCGAAGATCCAGGGCGCGCGCTGCATGGACTGCGGCATCCCGTTCTGCAACAACGGCTGCCCGGTCAACAACATCATTCCGGACTTCAACGACCTGGTGTATCGCCAGGACTGGCAGCAGGCCATCGAGGTGCTGCACTCGACCAACAACTTCCCCGAGTTCACGGGCCGCATCTGCCCGGCGCCCTGCGAGGCGGCCTGCACGCTCGGCATCAACAACGACCCGGTCGGCATCAAGTCGATCGAGCACGCGATCATCGACAAGGCCTGGGCCGAAGGCTGGGTCAAGCCGCTGCCGGCCGCCCACAAGACCGGCAAGAAGGTGGCCGTGGTCGGCTCCGGCCCGGCGGGCCTGGCGGCCGCGCAGCAGCTCGCGCGCGCCGGCCATGAGGTGACGGTGTTCGAGAAGAACGATCGCGTCGGCGGCCTGCTGCGCTATGGGATCCCCGACTTCAAGCTGGAGAAGTGGCTGATCGACCGCCGCATGCGCCAGATGGAGGCCGAGGGCGTGACCTTCCGCACCAGCGTGTTCATCGGCAAGGACCCGCTGCCGCCGCAGATCGGCAGCCTGGCGAAGGAAACCATCTCGCCGGACACGCTCAAGGAAGAGTTCGACGCGATCGTGATCGCGGGCGGCTCGGAAACGCCGCGCGACCTGCCGGTGCCGGGCCGTGAGCTCGAGGGCGTGCATTTCGCGATGGACTTCCTGCCGCAGCAGAACCGCGTCAATGCCGGCGACAAGGTGGCCGACCAACTGCTCGCCAAGGGCAAGCACGTGGTGGTGATCGGCGGCGGCGATACCGGTTCGGATTGCGTGGGCACCTCGAACCGCCACGGCGCGAAGTCGGTCACGCAGTTCGAGCTGCTGCCGCAGCCGCCCGAGCAGGAAAACAAGCCGATGGTCTGGCCGTACTGGCCGATCAAGCTGCGCACCTCCTCGTCGCACGACGAGGGCTGCGAGCGCGATTGGGCGGTCGCCACCAAGCGCCTGGAAGGCAAGAACGGCAAGGTCGAGAAGCTGATCGCCGCGCGCGTCGAGTGGAAGGACGGCAAGATGGTCGAGGTGCCGGGCTCGGAGTTCGAGATGAAGGCCGACCTGGTGCTGCTGGCGATGGGCTTCACGCAGCCGGCCGCGCCGGTGCTGGATGCCTTCGGCGTGGCCAAGGACGCGCGCGGCAACGCACGCGCGGCCACCGAGGGCGAGCGCGCCTACACGACCTCGGTCGACAAGGTGTTCGCGGCCGGCGACATGCGCCGCGGCCAGTCGCTGGTGGTCTGGGCGATCCGCGAAGGCCGCCAGTGCGCGCGCTCGGTCGACGCGTTCCTGATGGGCCATTCGGAACTGCCGCGCTGA
- a CDS encoding thiazole synthase, with protein sequence MTPLPTTDALTLYGTPFQSRVLLGTSRYPSLQSLSDSIAASLPGMVTVALRRQMNAGTAEAGFFDLLKRHAVPLLPNTAGCQSVAEAVNTAQMAREVFETDWIKLELIGDDYTLQPDPVGLIEAAGLLVKDGFKVLPYCTEDLVIGRRLLDAGCEALMPWGAPIGTGKGVVNPYGLRVLRERLPDVPLIVDAGLGVPSHACQVMEWGFDGVLLNTAVSQATHPEIMARAFAQAVEAGRAAFLGGPMDPRETAHASTPVVGMPFWHQDGSAS encoded by the coding sequence ATGACGCCGCTTCCCACCACCGATGCGCTGACGCTGTACGGCACGCCGTTCCAGAGCCGCGTGCTGCTCGGCACCTCGCGCTATCCGTCGCTGCAATCGCTGTCGGACTCGATCGCCGCCTCGCTGCCCGGCATGGTCACCGTCGCGCTGCGCCGGCAGATGAACGCCGGCACCGCCGAGGCAGGCTTCTTCGACCTGCTCAAGCGCCACGCGGTGCCGCTGCTGCCGAACACGGCCGGCTGCCAGAGCGTCGCCGAGGCGGTCAACACCGCGCAAATGGCGCGCGAGGTGTTCGAGACCGACTGGATCAAGCTCGAGCTGATCGGCGATGACTACACGCTGCAGCCCGATCCGGTCGGCCTGATCGAGGCGGCCGGCCTGCTCGTGAAGGACGGCTTCAAGGTGCTGCCTTACTGCACCGAGGACCTGGTGATCGGCCGCCGCCTGCTCGATGCCGGCTGCGAGGCGCTGATGCCCTGGGGGGCGCCGATCGGCACCGGCAAGGGGGTGGTCAATCCCTATGGCCTGCGCGTGCTGCGCGAGCGCCTGCCCGATGTGCCGCTGATCGTCGACGCCGGGCTCGGCGTGCCCTCGCATGCCTGCCAGGTGATGGAATGGGGCTTCGACGGCGTGCTGCTGAACACGGCGGTATCGCAGGCCACGCATCCCGAAATCATGGCGCGCGCCTTCGCCCAGGCCGTCGAGGCGGGTCGCGCCGCCTTCCTGGGCGGGCCGATGGACCCGCGCGAAACCGCCCACGCGAGCACGCCGGTGGTCGGCATGCCGTTCTGGCACCAGGACGGGAGCGCGTCATGA
- a CDS encoding FAD-dependent oxidoreductase, with the protein MSRAAGERPDIAVLGGGLVGRLIAWRLAGLGMRVALYERGDAAGTGAAAWVAAAMLAPLAEAASAELLITELGAASLARWPQWLAELPEPVFFQHNGTLVVWHQADRAEAPLFERRVRANAPAELVDGGFVALAGAQLDAAEPALAGRFPRGLLLPREGQLDNRQTLAALAAGLAERGVQCHWNTAVKHAPEPRARLTVDCRGLGAKPVLPGLRGIRGEVARVRAPGIDLTRPVRLLHPRYPLYIAPKQDDLYVIGATEVEGEDMSPVSVRSALELLSAAFSVHPGFGEARILELGTQCRPTLPDHRPAIAWRGEATLAVNGLYRHGFMIAPEVAQAAVEFVQAWFGGALGNAGQPEPEALAAWRAVARWPALFRTETDTAQARA; encoded by the coding sequence ATGAGCCGCGCCGCCGGCGAGCGCCCCGATATCGCCGTGCTGGGCGGCGGCCTGGTCGGTCGCCTGATCGCCTGGCGACTGGCGGGGCTGGGCATGCGCGTTGCGCTCTACGAGCGTGGCGACGCGGCCGGTACGGGCGCTGCCGCCTGGGTGGCCGCCGCGATGCTCGCGCCGCTGGCCGAGGCGGCCAGCGCCGAGCTGTTGATCACCGAGCTGGGCGCGGCCTCGCTGGCGCGCTGGCCGCAGTGGCTGGCCGAGTTGCCCGAGCCGGTGTTCTTCCAGCACAACGGCACCCTGGTGGTCTGGCATCAGGCCGATCGCGCCGAGGCGCCGCTGTTCGAGCGGCGCGTGCGCGCCAACGCGCCGGCCGAGCTCGTCGACGGCGGCTTCGTCGCGCTCGCGGGAGCCCAGCTCGATGCGGCCGAACCGGCGCTGGCCGGGCGTTTCCCGCGCGGGCTGCTGCTGCCGCGCGAGGGCCAGCTCGACAACCGCCAGACGCTCGCCGCGCTCGCCGCGGGCCTGGCCGAGCGCGGCGTGCAATGCCACTGGAACACCGCCGTCAAGCACGCGCCCGAACCTCGCGCGCGGCTCACCGTCGATTGCCGTGGGCTCGGCGCCAAGCCGGTGCTGCCCGGGCTGCGCGGGATTCGCGGCGAGGTGGCGCGCGTGCGGGCGCCCGGCATCGATCTGACGCGGCCGGTGCGCCTGCTGCATCCACGTTATCCGCTCTACATCGCGCCGAAGCAGGACGATCTCTACGTGATCGGCGCGACCGAGGTCGAAGGCGAGGACATGTCGCCGGTCAGCGTGCGTTCCGCGCTCGAACTGCTGAGCGCGGCCTTCTCGGTGCATCCCGGCTTCGGCGAGGCGCGCATCCTCGAGCTCGGCACGCAGTGCCGGCCGACCCTGCCCGACCACCGGCCCGCGATCGCCTGGCGCGGCGAGGCCACGCTGGCCGTCAACGGCCTCTACCGGCACGGCTTCATGATCGCGCCCGAGGTCGCGCAGGCGGCCGTCGAGTTCGTCCAGGCCTGGTTCGGCGGCGCGCTCGGCAATGCCGGGCAGCCCGAGCCCGAGGCACTGGCCGCCTGGCGCGCGGTCGCGCGCTGGCCGGCGCTGTTCCGGACCGAGACCGATACGGCGCAGGCCCGTGCCTGA
- the thiS gene encoding sulfur carrier protein ThiS, which translates to MDIQINQQTLTLPDGATVADALTAYQARPPFAVAVNGAFVARARHAAHTLAAGDRLDVVHPVAGG; encoded by the coding sequence ATGGACATCCAGATCAACCAGCAGACGCTGACGCTCCCCGACGGTGCCACCGTGGCCGACGCGCTCACCGCCTACCAGGCCAGGCCGCCGTTCGCGGTGGCCGTCAACGGCGCCTTCGTGGCGCGCGCGCGGCACGCCGCGCACACGCTCGCGGCCGGCGACCGGCTCGACGTGGTGCACCCGGTGGCGGGCGGCTGA